The following are encoded together in the Syngnathus typhle isolate RoL2023-S1 ecotype Sweden linkage group LG5, RoL_Styp_1.0, whole genome shotgun sequence genome:
- the LOC133154205 gene encoding NADPH oxidase activator 1-like, giving the protein MTAGGALARLSFRRKYRRQAEDALRNHTILYQMVALYDYAAQGQEDLEFSEGDIIDILCEVNDEWLEGHCVGRIGIFPSSFA; this is encoded by the exons atgacggccggaggagcgctcgctcgcctgagtttccgcaggaagtacaggcggcaggCAGAAGACGCTCTGCGCAACCATACCATCCTCTACCAAATGGTGGCACTATATGATTATGCTGCTCAGGGTCAAGAGGATTTGGAGTTCAGCGAAGGGGATATCATTGACATCCTTTGTGAAG TAAACGACGAGTGGTTGGAGGGACATTGTGTAGGGAGAATAGGCATCTTCCCCAGCAGCTTTGCATGA